AACTGTTGACAGGATAATCAATATTTGGAACGTGCCAACTGATCATCAGTCTGATCATCTTTTAACAGACAGTGAAGACTAAATCAGACTGCAGttcatccaacacacacagcctgtcaaatgagagagagagtgtgtgtgtgtgtgtgtgtgtgtgtgtgtgtgtgtgtgtgtgtgtgtgtgtgtgtgtcagagctgctgtcagtcctctTTATTCAGCCTGGCAGGCAGCACTGAGGGAATATTGCTCTGTAATGGTTTGAGTGTGACTGAAGCAGCTCTGCATTAAGCAGCCAGGTTTTATTTAGACTTCATGTGACTGTCAGGCTGCAGTGAGACGCAGCTGCTGTCATCCTCACACAGGGCGACACAGACAGACGTCAGACTGAGTTCACACAGAAGACGGAGTTTAATGAGCAGCTCTGAGCGATGTCTCacacactttttaaacacttacAAGTTTACTAGGATGGTCGTGACGTCGTAAGGCCTCGTGTCCGACTGGTCGGGCGGGTCCGGACACAAACGGAGAAGTTATATCCAGGTTCAAGTCGGGTTCGGTCAGTTCAGTCGTGAAGTTTGTGTACTGTGATAACGAAGGCGTTCGTCAGCCTGCGGTGACATGTGGACACGTGAGGGTGCAGGATGAAGGTGGGCTGGTAACACCTGTCTGACAGGTAACACAAACTCAGTGCTGCAGCATCCATTAAAGGTTCAATGTGCAAGAACTGGTCCCCTGTTGAAGGCCACTCCAAACCGATAGAGGGCAGCATGTCACCAGAGGAACCACTAACTGctactctttgctgtagctatctATGGCTGTAGCTACGAGCtactgttagctagttagctcagttagccaaGTAGCTAGCGGCCTTGTTAGCTCACTGGAGTTTTCCCTGACCGAGAGCTTGGAGCAGCGCAggattgttggtgtttacacctCAGGTATCCACCACAGCCTGGAGACTGAcggaggccagtttgatgacaTGGAAAATGGTGCTGAGTGGACAATGAAGACACGACAGGCCAGACCAGGAGAGCTGTGAACCAGGAGAGCGGCCAGAGGAAGCTCAGTCATCACCAGCATGGAAACGCACATCTCACTCGGAGACGTGCGTGACGTCGCTTATGTACAGACgttaaaaagaagcaaacatTCACCTTTGGTTTCACGCAGGACCCGAATCCTGATCTCCTGcgtgaaagtcctgtgtttgacccaaCCAGCCACCCCGACCTCCTCTAGAAGCAGATGTTTCTCCCTCTTCAAACTACGTCACCTGACGCCCGCAGAAATGATGCCAGAGCAGGACccagaatcagaatctgaagccgactgaaacaggaagtctgtcCAGGATCCTCTCAGGCTGTCAGAGCCTCTAAAACACTGAACCAATGAGGGAACAAGCTCAGCCTCGAACAAGTATTGAATGAAGAATGGACGTGCCTTGTAACgtcatcagtttgtttttatctggACACTCTGTCTCGACTCAGTGCGAGGTTCCAGGTGTCCTTGAGGCCATTCAGGAGcatgtggaaaacataaatcaaattaaaccTAAACGTAAAAAAATCCTGTGAGCCACTGTGTGAACGAACaccgactgtgtgtgtgtgtgtgtgtgtgtgtgtgtgtgtgtgtgtgttacagggcTGGGTGTTGGAAGGAATCCCTCAAACTCGTCTGCAGGCTCTGAGTCTCCAGCAGGCCGGAGTCCTTCCTGAACATGTTGGTGAGAACAAAGTATCCACTCAGAGTTCATATGTGGAGAGTCACAGCACAtactcaggtgtgtgtgtgtgtgtgtgtgtgtgtgtgtgtgtgtgtgtgcagtgatgttGGAGGCCCCTGATGACGTGTTGTTGGAGAGGACTCAGGGGAAACTAGTGGACCCACTGACAGGAGGTGAGTCCACAGTCCTGACGTCAGATTTCTGTTTCACCCAATAAAAAATCAAACTGTCTGTTTATGTCACACGTGAGGCCTCAGTGGTCCTGACAGGCCAACACTGGCAGATCCCAGACCAGCCAGAGATCTCCAACAAGTCAAGCAGTAACACAACGAGCACAAAAGAGCACGAGTAGAGCATATCGGTGGGAAAACATAATGATTAGAATCCAGCTGTAGGTCCAAGAGCAGGTCCAGTACTGAGGAATGTCCACTAATGTCCACTAAAACATCCAGCCAGACAAGTCTACTCTGTGATTACTCATGACATCACTTCCGGTCTGCAGACGTGTACCATCAGACCTTCATCTGGCCGATCGACGATGCTGTCACTCAGCGTCTGGAGAAGGAGCAGAGTCGGTCAGAGAAGCAGCGATTGGCTGATCTGCAGCGTTACCGCTGTGAGGTCACAGGTCTGAGCTCAGCCTATCAGCATGTCCTGAAGGTCATCAACTGTGATCAGCCGCACGCTGACGTCTACCAACAAGGTACACACACTGAGAATCAACCAATCACACGCTGACGTCTACCAACAAGGTACACACACTGAGAATCaaccaatgtgtgtgtgtgtgtttgtgcgtgtgtgtgcgttagtGCTGGCTTTCGTCCGGACTCGTCATTGCTCCAGAGCTCCCAGAATCCTCTTGTTGGGTCCGCCGGGTTCAGGGAAGAGTCATCAGGCCAGACTGCTGTCAGAGAAGTACAAGATGGTggatggtacacacacacacacacacacacacacacacacacacacacactctctaacTGTGGTACATTGACACACTCTTTTGTCCATCCAGGTGGAAGAAAATGagctgtcattattattattattattattatgttcaAGATAACCAAgtcacattctgtctgtctgtctgtctgtctgcctgtctgcctgtctgtctgtctgcctgcctgcctgtctgtctgcgtgtctgtctgcctgtctgcctgtctgtctgtctgcgtgtctgcctgtctgtctgtctgtctgcctgtctgtctgtctgcctgcctgtctgtctgtctgtctgtctgcctgtctgtctgtctgcctgcctgtctgtctgtctgtctgcctgcctgcctgtctgtctgtctgcgtgtctgtctgtctgtctgcgtgtctgtctgcctgtctgcctgtctgtctgtctgcgtgtctgcctgtctgtctgcctgtctgcctgtctgtctgtctgtctgcgtgtctgtctgcctgtctgcctgtctgtctgtctgcgtgtctgtctgtctgcctgcctgtctgtctgcctgtctgtctgtcttcctgtctgtctgtctgcctgtctgtcttcctctctgtctgtctgcctgtctgtctgtctgtctgcctgcctgtctgtcttcctgtctgtctgtctgcctgcctgtctgtctgtctgtctgtctgcctgcctgcctgcctgtctgcctgcctgtctgtctgtctgcctgtctgtctgcctgcctgcctgcctgtctgcctgcctgtctgtctgtctgcctgtctgtctgcctgcctgtctgcctgtctgtctgcctgtctgcctgtctgcctgtctgtcttcctgtctgtctgtctgcctgcctgtctgtctgtctgtctgcctgtctgcctgcctgtctgtctgtctgcgtgtctgtctgtctgcctgtctgtctgtctgcgtgtctgtctgcctgtctgtctgcctgtctgtctgcgtgtctgcctgtctgtctgtctgtctgtctgtctgcgtgtctgtctgcctgtctgcctgtctgtctgtctgcgtgtctgtctgtctgcctgcctgtctgtcttcctgtctgtctgtctgcctgtctgtcttcctctctgtctgtctgcctgtctgtctgtctgtctgcctgcctgtctgtcttcctgtctgtctgtctgcctgcctgtctgtctgtctgtctgtctgcctgcctgcctgcctgtctgcctgcctgtctgtctgtctgcctgtctgtctgcctgcctgcctgcctgtctgcctgcctgtctgtctgtctgcctgtctgtctgcctgcctgtctgcctgtctgtctgcctgtctgcctgtctgcctgtctgtcttcctgtctgtctgtctgcctgcctgtctgtctgtctgtctgcctgtctgtctgcctgcctgtctgcctgtctgtctgcctgtctgcctgtctgcctgtctgtcttcctgtctgtctgtctgcctgcctgtctgtctgtctgtctgcctgtctgtctgcctgtctgtctgcctgtctgcctgtctgcctgtctgtcttcctgtcttcctgtctgtctgtctgtcagtgtgttgtggTCAGTTGTTGAGGTCTGTAGCAGCTGGTGGTTCAGTCCTGGGAGAGAAGATCCAAACATATCTGGATGATGAGAGAGCAGGtaaccccacacacacccacagcagtgtgtgtgtgtgtgtgtgtgtgtgtgtgtgtgtgtgtgtgtgtgtgtgtgtgtttgtgtgtgtgtgtgttcatgtggcagcagagtgtgtgtgtcacggtCGGACGGTGTGAATATCGAGGCCTCGAGAGACTCGTTTTTGCCTCCTGTGCATCGGTTCACGCCGATGTTTACCTAGGTGTTTACCTGAGTCTTTACCTGAGTCTTTACCTGTGTTCACCTGAGTGTTTACCTGAGTGTTCACCTGAGTCTTTACCTGAGTCTTTACCTGTGTTCACCTGAGTGTTTACCTGAGTGTTCACCTGAGTCTTTACCTGAGTCTTTACCTAAGTCTTTACCTGTGATCGCGGGTCCTGCTGCTTTCCACGTGTTCACTGACTCGACAGAAGCAGCTTATTTCTGATTACTGGTTATTGATGAGGCTGCTGGTGCAGTTCCAgactccctgctgctgcaggttctgCAGGAGCGTCTGAGCCGAGtggactgcagctgcagaggctggATCCTCCATGGCTTCCCCCGCCACCTGCAGCAAGCCAAGAGTCTGCAGGAGTCCCAGCACCAGCCCAACAGGTGCTACAcgctgctactgctactgctactgctactgctaccacacactgctactgctactgctactgctaccactaccacacactgctactgctactgctaccacacactgctactgctactgctactgctaccactaccacacactgctactgctactgctactgctactgctaccactaccacacactgctactgctactgctactgctaccacacactgctactgctactgctactgctaccactaccacacactgctactgctactgctactgctaccacacactgctactgctactgctaccactaccacacactgctactgctactgctaccacacactgctactgctactgctaccactaccacacactgctactgctactgctaccacacactgctactgctactgctaccactaccacacactgctactgctactgctaccacacactgctactgctactgctaccactacacactgctactgctactgctaccacacactgtgactgctactgctaccacacgctgctactgctactgctatcACTACCAcacactgctactgctactgctaccacacactgctactgctactgctaccacacactgtgactgctactgctactgctactcCACACTGCTACTACACACTGCTACTACACACTGCTACCACACACTGCTACTACACACTGCTACTGCTACCAcacactgctactgctactgctactacacactgctactactactactactactactacgactGCACACTGCTACTACACACTACAcgctgctactgctactactactactactactactactacacacCGCTACTACTTCTGCTACAGTACTGCAGTagctctgttgtttttttggttttagtgtgtttttcctctttttaattcTACCTTTTAACTGTTTCTCATCCTGTTTATGTAAGCCTCAGTCTAAGGCTGAATCCCATTTCACCCCTTGGCCCTCCCCCTTGGCCCTACCCCTCCGTTTTGCGCGTTCACGTGGAGGGGTAGGGGTGTCCCAATTCCCATTATGACGGAGGGGTAGGGGGAAGTGGTAGGGCTATGTACCCCTCCAAATGGAGATTTTTCCGAGGCACACTCCAAACGGAGGGGTACGAcagatttcccagaatgccGTGCAAGACCGGCAAGATGGCTGCTTCCGCAACTAATGAAGTCCACAAATAagtattttctccatgaataaagttttaaaatgtacgAAATCCactttattgtctattttaacGTTGTTTCAATGTGTAGTGGTCATTTTCCTCGTAAAAAATCCCGCGAAAAAAATCGATAGTAGTCGAGGCTTCAGTTACGTGGTTACCGTTGCCAGGCTGAATGCCACTAGCGGTGCTCTGTGGGCAGCCCTGATGAAAATCTCTCAACGATCCACCAGCATTCCCAGGCGTCGAAGGCGtctcttctttcattcctccGACTAGCAGCAGACAACCGTAAAAAGATTGCAATAGCCCACGCAACAGAGATTaccacagcagcagacggcATGATTCCTCGAGATCTCCGGCAAACACTTGTCGCATCTGCCTACGTAAGAGGCAGCGGCGACTACTGATGACGTATGCGATTGTCGAAGGGGTGTCCCAATTCGGAGGGGTTGACTTTCGGCCCTACCCCTTGGCACTAGGTTTCAAGGGGCAAGGGACAAGGGGTAGGGCTAAGGGGTAGGggtagaaaagagaaatgggattcagccttagtctcagtctcagtctcagtctaagcctcagtctcagtctcagtctcagtctaagtctcagtctcagtctcagtctcagtctgtctcagtctcagtctcagtctaaGTCcaagtctcagtctcagtctaaGCCTCAGTCTCAGTCTAAGCCTCAGTCTAAGCCCTAGTCtaagtctcagtctcagtctaagcctcagtctcagtctaagtctcagtctcagtctaaGCCTCAGTCTAAGCCTTAGTCtaagtctcagtctcagtctttGGTTTTTGACTGGTGCTGCTCATTAttcctctcttcttttgttGCTGTAACACTGTAGATTTCCTCACTGATATTCATAAAGGATCAtcttatctctgtctctctctcacacacacacacacacacacacacacacaggttgttGCAGTATGAATCTTCACATTAACTTTTTCCTCTGGTTGACCTCTGGTGACCTCTGGTTGACTGACCTCTGGTTGACCTCTGGTGACCTCTGGTTGACTGACCTCTGGTTGACCTCTGGTGACCTCTGGTTGACCTCTGCTCTCTCGTCCTCTCAGAGTTTTCTTCCTGGAGTTGACTGATGATGTTTGTCTGGAGAGAATCAGCCTCAGAGCTACAGATCCAGTCAGTGGGGAGAGGTCAGTACTACCAGTTTAACCAGTAAACTGACGCTGTTAGTTTTATCCTGAGTAAGACCTGTCAGACTCACCTTTCCtcctgtgatgtcatttcctccTGTAGGTTCCACGCCGTCACTCAACCGGCTCCGAGCTCTGAAGTCCAGAACAGACTGAGGACCAGACCTGAGGACAGCAtgcacactgtgacacacacactgagtcagtACAGGACACACACCACCGCcctgcaggtacacacacacacacacacacacacacacacctcacttgctgccacaaacactcactacagcaccacatgtggattcatccaccactgaaaatagtcccagcaTGAGTaactcactctgtgtgtgtgtgtgtgtgtgtgtgtgtgtgtgtgtgtgtgtgtgtgtgtgtacagtccGTGTATCCAGATGCAGTTCATATTGATGCTGATCAAGATCCTCACTCTGTGTTTGAGGCTCTGGAGAGCAGACTGAgagctgactgacaggaggacacacctggacacacctgttggggagacaggaagtggagtAACTGCTCTACTCCTCTGAActgctcctccatcttttttcaAAATCCTCCCGGTTTGTTTTaaccaaataaaatgtttctgttgttctgcAGTTGTAGCAGTTACTTCCcagactgtacacacacacacacacacacacacacacacacacactcccaggagacaactgtgtgtgtgtgtcgccgCAGgcagacttcttcttctttggaatTTGTTGTTGTCTCAGAGTTCAGAGTTTTCAGAAACTTTTCTATCAAACgttcaaacacatttattattttcactgtgcagcattttaaGATGAGGACGAGGATGAGGTCACTTCAGAGCGTTCTcaggtgtgtctcacctgtTCTGTTCGACAGGAAacgtaacaaaaacaaacttattGTTTTTCTCGATGATTCAGCTTCATTGAAGTGAATGTTTCCTTCAGGCCTCGTCTGTCTCAGACCTGCTCAGGGTCATGTGACcgcacacacctgtctgtggGAGACACTGtccttgtgtgcgtgtgtgtgtctgtgtgtgtcagtgtgtctgtgtgtgtgtctgtgtgtgtcagtgtgtctgtgtgtgtgtgtgtgtgtgtcagtgtgtctctgtgtgtgtgtgtgtgtcagtgtgtctgtgtgtgtgtgtgtgtgtgtgtgtcagtgtgtgtcagtgtgtgtgtctgtgtgtctgtgtctgtgtctctgtgtgtgtgtgtgtgtgtcagtgtgtctctgtgtgtctgtgtgtgtgtgtgtgtgtgtgtgtcagtgtgtgtgtgtgtgtcagtgtgtctgtgtgtctctgtgtgtgtgtgtgtcagtgtgtctgtgtgtgtgtgtgtgtcagtgtgtgtgtgtgtgtcagtgtgtctgtgtgtctgtgtctctctgtgtgtgtgtgtctctgtgtgtcagtgtgtctctgtgtgtgtgtgtgtgtcagtgtgtctgtgtgtgtgtgtgtgtgtgtgtgtcagtgtgtcagtgtgtctgtgtgtctctgtgtgtgtgtgtgtgtctctgtgtgtctgtgtgtgtgtgtgtgtgtctctgtgtgtgagtgtgtgtatgtgtgagtgtgtgtgtctctgtgtgtgtgtgtcagcgtgtctgtgtgtgtgtgtgtgtgtgcgtttgtgtctgtgtgtgtgtgtgcgtgtgtgtgtttgtgtgtgtgtgtgtgtgtctgtgtgtgtgtgtgtctctgtctgtgtgtgtgtgtgtgtctgtgtgtgtgtctctgtgtctgtgtgtgtgtgtgtgtgtgtgtgtgtgtgtgtgtgtgtgtgtgtgtgtgtgtgtgtgtctctgtgtctgtgtgtgtgtgtgtgtgtctctgtgtctgtgtgtgtgtgtgtgtgtgtgtgtgtgtctctgtgtgtgtctctgtgtctgtgtgtgtgtgtgtgtctctgtgtctgtgtgtgtgtgtgtgtgtctgtgtctctgtgtgtgtgtctctgtgtgtgtgtgtgtgtgtgtgtctctgtgtctctgtgtgtgtttgtgtgtctctgtgtgtgtgtgtgtgtgtctgtgtctctgtgtgtgtgtgtgtgtgtgtgtctctgtgtctctgtctgtgtctctgtgtctctgtgtgtgtgtgtgtgtgacagcagctgatgcGTCTCTGTCAGCGTCTCCTCTGATCTAAAATCAGTCGTCACAGTTTAGGACGTTTACTCGGATCCTTCATGTTAAAATATCTCGTTTGCTTCAGAGCGCTCCGTCCTGCCGCTGCCATGATTGAAACCTGCTTTTCCGTCTCTGCCGCCGTTTCAAAGTGCTGATTTTGGTAAATGACTATAATTAATCCTCCTGAGTGTCGGTTTGAGTCCCAGCGGTGCCGGACTCGCcgcttgattgacagctctaTTTTTAAGTCTACCTGTCGACAACAGGAAGCGGAGCGGGAAGGAAATAGGACGTGACGGCCGCTGATGTGATGATGGACAGTTTGTCCTGGTGTCCCGCAGAGACGGAAGCCTCTGTTCATCCTGCCGGGAGCCTCTGAGCAAGGCACCGGCCCCCAACAGGAACCGGAGACGGACTCTGTCGGTCTACTTCCTCTGCTGGAGTTGTCCAATGAAGTCGTGGCCTGGTGGTCCTACAGGTCCACTTGAGTCCAAAGACCCAACCCAGGACCTGGACTGGTATTCTCTGGTCTGTTGAGGGACCTGTTTCCACTCTGCTCAGGTCCCTTGTAGATTGGGTCTAGTGGTCTTTGGGGCTGATCTGGACCAGGTCTGACTGGGTCCAGTAGAGTACgttcctctcctgcttcctAATGACAGAAGTGACCAAACAAAGAAGGTGTGACAGATGAAcaagagacaggaagcagccgctgcaggtgtgtgcaggtaACTCCTGTCAGCAGGAGGCACAGTGAAGGGAGCAGTGAGGAGTCGGTGCTCCTGCAGGTCCAGGTCCTGAACTCTGGCCGGACGTCCATGCTGAGACGTCTTTGTGTTTGACTGTCAGCagtaaatgagtgaaaacatgattcattcattcatgtttaaaGGTTGAACTTTaacagctgaatgaatgaatgaatgaatgaatgaatgaatgaatctgtttctcttttcctttttattcatttatttgttcaacAAGAAGAATTCATGAAGGTGATTATTAAAGTTAGAACTGAACTGGTTTTATTTCtaccataaaataaaatataaccAGGAAGCTACTGCGCATGTGCACAAAATCAGCTGTGAAGGAGGCGGGGCTTCGCTGACGTAGCAGGAAGCGTTCAGAACGCGTGTTGGTGATCTGTGAGATTCACGGTGAGTTTTTCGCTTTACACTTTTCTGCGTTCGTTTTTCTTCACATATTCGAACTGAAGTCTGTACCggaagcagctgctgtcagcatgatgttagcattagctgcgTTACAGCTGACcctgagccacacacacacacacacacacacacacgagcatgtgtgtgtgtgtgtgtgtgtgtgtgtgtggaggcctgATCCTGCTACTGTGTGTAGTTTTTACATCATCAATCTTCTTACAACATGTTTAACTCGTTTGTGCGTTGTTGAAGTCAGAGCTAACGCTGCTCAATAGCCTAGCTCCAGAAGCTTGTCCTCCGGTAAGTTACGCCGGACTCCACTCAGAAATGTGCCAATTAAACATTTCCCAACTTGTGTGACAGTGAAAGTCAGGTGAAAAAACACTC
This Chaetodon auriga isolate fChaAug3 chromosome 5, fChaAug3.hap1, whole genome shotgun sequence DNA region includes the following protein-coding sequences:
- the ak8 gene encoding adenylate kinase 8, yielding MDETVRPLRIPPQMSVYADKHDVLHLVQSLLSSLVIDQPEDPISYLIGLLQRSSSDVPRVVLLGPPAVGKHTVARKLSAELRAVHVTTESLLQDQSELSTQARPYTLTEQELPAELLVRLIQQRLNEIDCFNRGWVLEGIPQTRLQALSLQQAGVLPEHVVMLEAPDDVLLERTQGKLVDPLTGDVYHQTFIWPIDDAVTQRLEKEQSRSEKQRLADLQRYRCEVTGLSSAYQHVLKVINCDQPHADVYQQVLAFVRTRHCSRAPRILLLGPPGSGKSHQARLLSEKYKMVDVCCGQLLRSVAAGGSVLGEKIQTYLDDERAVPDSLLLQVLQERLSRVDCSCRGWILHGFPRHLQQAKSLQESQHQPNRVFFLELTDDVCLERISLRATDPVSGERFHAVTQPAPSSEVQNRLRTRPEDSMHTVTHTLSQYRTHTTALQSVYPDAVHIDADQDPHSVFEALESRLRAD